In Besnoitia besnoiti strain Bb-Ger1 chromosome I, whole genome shotgun sequence, the genomic window GGGTATCTCACCGCTTATTTCGCTGATAGCTCCATTGACAGCGTCCCGAAGGTTCTGCGCACACCGGACCGGGGGAGAATCACTGCGTGTTTTCCGCAAGCGGCCCTGAGATGTTCTTCCCGCCGGTGTATCCCGtgctgccgcgccctccagcTCGGTGCTGACCCGAGGTTGTTGGCCAGTACTGTCTGATGAGGAAGTCACTGCCGAGCGCGCGGGGATAACGAATGGCTGCTGGTGCAAGAGAGGCCGAGGAAACGTAGAGATCAGAATGCCCGCAAACATGAGGAGAAGGTGACCCGCCGGGGAAAGGACGAGGCGGGTGCGTCCCTCCCGCCAGGAAGCAGGAACAGAGGCTTGCAAATGCATCGCTGGCAGCCCTGAAACCTCCATGGCGATCGACTGGATACAGAACTGGAGTTGCGAAGGCTCTTGTGGCACGCAGCGTCCCGGCTCCTAGGACGACTCCCGtgggggcggcagcgacacgTGGAGACGACGCTGCGCCACCACCCAGGGGGACACGAAAGGCTTCGCGAGGGCGCCACAGATGTGTTCACGTCGCCCGGACCCTCGAGTGAGACAAGGGAAAAATGGAAGGCAAGAATCACTGACGCCAGATGAcgtttcttcctcgtcgccggcacTTGAGCCGACAGCTCAATGCCGTGAAAAGGGCAAAGGGCAGCGGATGCCACCCTTGAGACACTGGGGACACAACAGAAGATAGACGCGCCTCCCAAAACAGAAAACTCCCGCCTTGGAGATTTTTACAGCCTCAAAAAAAACATCACCGCGCCGTCGATGCGTACAATGTCCCCCTCTTTCCATCCATAAAGCGATAATCAAACGATATCCTCATGCTACAGTTGTCTACCGCtgaaggagacagcgcacGGCGACACAGTGTCCGCTGTTTGCGCAGGCCTCCTTTAGCGTACTCGTCCACGTCTGTGTGCTACCAGGCCCTCCAGATGTCTCCCCCACTGAGAgggccgtcggcgtctgcgaaaAAGGGACCCACAGACAGTTCCTGTCCAGAGACCACAAAATGCCGCCAAACTCCACCACCTCTCACTTCTTCTCCATCCTCCTCAGCCACTGAAAGTTCGCGCTGCGATCGGGCTTGCTGATGATTCATGCGATGGTCGATTGTCAACGCGCCGAGCTTGAACAATGCGGCTCTCCCCACGCTCCCTCGCGTCCGCTATAGCTCTCAGTCAGAACGAGCGAGAAGGCCAAGACGCCAGCCTTGAGCTGTCAGATGTCATGTGCGCTgacgagaagagagggcGCTGGATGCATAGGTAGCTACTTCCGCGAGGTTTCAGTACAAGCGTACTCCATGAGTGAGACGAGTGAAGGATGCGGATTTGCCCTGTACAGACATCGATGCAGGCGCCGTCAAAGCTATTCATTTCTGCAGATCATGTAACTGGTAGCTGCAGATGCCGCGCAGTGGAGCACATCCCATCAAACCTGCAGTGCATAACGCTCGTCATCTGCACGCGCTCAACCGGTGTACGGGCCTTCCTTTCGTTCATGGCCCGGACGTGAGCGCCGCACATCGCGTCTGAGACAGTATATCGCCAACCCCCATCGACACGGGAGCTCATGTGCATCATTCGCTCACGCGCCTGAGTGATTCATGGATGCACAGCATCCCAATGGTGCTGAGCGATATTCGTAGGTTGACCATTTCTATACACACTCGCTTACTACACCTTAGGACACACGAACAAATTGAGCTAGTTCGAATCATGAGTGGTGGAAAAGCTAACACGGAGCGTGGTGCGAATGGGACTATTTCCGGAACTTTGCAACACGATGAAAGTGTGAAGTTGGTCGGAAACGGACCGCAGCCGCACCCTGCGTTACGGGGCAGCACTACTCGCATTCGGGAACCTTCTGAGTATCGATGGCTTAGGCCAAGAGCCTTCCCGTGTGTTGGGGGGCAgctttccgcttcttcttgccAACTCATCAGCGTTACTATCTTTTCATCGAACGTGACAAGTAGAAGTATCCTAAGTACAGATGGGCGGCCTCAAGGCAGACCACAGGCCATACAGGAATGACGAAGGAAAGCTTTGTTCACAAGATGCGCAGCATGGTCCTGTACTACGGAACCTGTTTATGTGGGTGTCATCGCCGATGATGTCGTCAGTTGTTTGAGCGTGTAGTGGCCTCCTCTCAATCATGTAGGGGGCCATGCATGCAAATGTTTCAACAGCTTGACAGAACGGACCATGCTCGTAGCTGCGTTCTGAGCTCGAGCAATCGAGCGCGTCCACAGTGGCCTTTTGATAGGGTCGCTGACAGGCGAGTTATTAAGAAAATCTTTTATCGTATTTCCATTGTTTGTGGCGTAGTATGATGTTCCACTGCCTAACCAAAACTTCTATTTCTTCCCCTCTCACCGTGTGCCATTTTGACCTCGGAAGGGATTAAGGCGTCTTCGTTTAGTTTCTTTGGCTGCATCCCCGCTTCATCTTGTGCTTCATTGCCAGAACTCTTTGGATTTTTCAGGCTAGCGTCTCAGTGCACTTCCCATGCATGTGAACCTGTTGCAGGAGGACAGCAATAGAGTTAGTCCACCTAGTACAGCAAAGGGCCTATGGCCTAAAACGGAAATCGGCACCACACAGGAACCCCAGCGCCGCTGACCTCTCTATGAAATGATGTTTGTGCTCGGTCCTGGCGCAGCGGCACTCTTCTTTCTCATCTCAGCCGCATGCCCGGGTCACtcgacagaggcgccggcggccttcgcgaggCAGTCTCTGAAAGCTAACCAGACACGCGATGCCGAACTCCACGCTATGGGCACTCTCCCGACTCAGACTGTCTCGGTTGCAAGTCGAACACTCAAGGAGCATGCGAATGTGATTTGTACACCGACAGTTGTAGAAGCTCATGGCATTTGCAAACGTCTCAGGCCTGTGCAGAAACCATACCCTTGTAAAAAACAAATTATTGACAAAGTATGCGAGGGCGTTCCAACCACCATCCAGAGAATGTGCACGAGGACGCTTCACGAAAGAAAGCCTTTCAAGTGTGACAGAATCGAGTACAAGAACGAATGCGTGCAAACTGTGGAGAAGGTTCGGGATACATGCGTTCAGACCGTTATCAAATCGGAGACATACGCATGTCCCAAAGTTGACTACGCCACGAAGTGTTCGCCAAGACCGGCGCTGGTGCCTTCTGTGTGCAAACACGAGGTGCAGAAAGAATTCGAGTATCCCTGTGAACGGCATGTCTCCGAAGAGCAGTGCGCAGAGGTTGAGGTGCCAGTGGAACAGATTTGCGAGGAGGACGTCGTCGCGCAAGAAAAATACGATTGTAGTAAGACCGTATACGTCAAGAAATgcgagcccgcgccggcTTCGCGGGGCGCTTCCCTGCACGACGGGGCGCGATACGATGGCGAGGAAAGCTGGGATGACGGAGAGGTGAGTGCCGCCTGAACCAGGTTTTTCTCAGTTCTGCCGCCGGTTGAAGCTATCGTACATCTGATGTTTGCCGTTGTTGCCTGGCTGTTCTGTTTCTcagggcggcaggcgccatCTACGGCCCAAAAATTTCGATAAAGGCGACACTATAGTTCTACCGATGCCAGCAAAGGAGGCACGTGTATCTCTCGAGATCTGCACCGATGTGCCACACGTTAAGAGGAAGACATGCACAAGGGATGTGGTGAAAAAGAACAGAACACCGTGCACGTCGATGAAAAAGACCCCCAAATGCAACACAGAGATCCGGACGATCCAGGAAATTTGTAGAACGATGAAGAAGGTTGTTGAACCGTATGTCTGCACAAAGACGGAAATACAGGAGGAGTGCTCTACCATCAAGAAGGAAATCGAGCACACATGCAGCCGCGATGTGCCTGTAGAGGAAAAAGGACCATGCGAAATTGAAATCTTCAAGAACGAGTGTGTCCCTACGCAAGTTCGCATTCCTGATGTCTGCTTTGAAGCAAGACCGAAAACGGAAGTGTATGACTGCTCAGAAAAAGTTGTGAAGTCCGTTTGTCATGAAGATCTGAAGGAGGTTGAAGAACAGTGCATGCAGACTGATTTTACAGAGGTGGAGTACTCGTGTACTCACAAGGAGCACGTGGACAAGTGTCTGCCTGTCGACATGCCAGTGAAACATCAGAAAATACCTGCGTACTCGCCATCGAAAAAGGAGGATATATCTGTGAGTGTACGGCCCAGCACAATGGACACAGTCGTAAAAGATTCACCGCTCAGGAGGAAAAAGCTGTTACTGAAGGAGAAACTTCACAAGCTTGGAGACCCTGACCTCATAGACGGCGGAGATGACGAACGAAACGAAACGACGACTGGAGAAGAACTGCAGGCTGaggtggagggcggcgaggagcagtgatcctctctgcagagagcTGGAACGTCCAAGCGTTTGTGCATCCAGCGTGTAAGCGAACCATATTTGTTGGTACGTAATGCTGTATGTATCTGCACTTTTGGGTAGACGCGAGCAACGTGCAACTCAGTGGGTTGTTCCTCTTGCAATCTGTCTTGTCCTCTGGCTCGACCCTGAGCTAGCTGCTTGGGGGAGTGTATCCCGTTTTTGTCGGGTGTATCCGGTGGCTGGATACACTTCAACCAGTGAAAGCCCTGACCTTCAAGACTCTCCATGCCAAGAAACAGGGTTCCGTCGATGTGGTACCACGttgctttttcttctgctccCTTCGGCCGGTAGATTGATACAGCTGTAGTTGACGTTGATGCGCTAGCCCCGCCGATGAAGTCTCTCAACATTGCCCGCCAGACGCTGTGATGAGCTGATTCACAGGTCAGCTAGGAGCGGCCGCTCAGCAGCGCTGAGAAAAATCCGCACGCCCCTCTCTCACCAGCTTACGTGTGGGCCAAAGCGGGCGGGTTCCGCGACACAACCTGTAGGACCCCCCAGTGGTAGTCGATCACTCAGGCACATATCTGCCGTTTCGGGTCAGGTACTAAACGCAGCCACAGCTGTCGAAGAGGGCTGTACCCCTTCGATGTTGAGTGTGGTGAACTCGTTCCAGCCTGCCTGCGCAAGCGTAGCGGCACCTGATACTTAGCTACTGCCTCTGGGAAAAAATGGCGAATCCGGACCTGCTCGCGTGCTCCAATCACACTGCCTTGCATCCGCCTGTCTCGTGCGGCTACTGTATCTCCCGCGCTTGCGAACTCAATCAGCACACTCGAGGCAATGAACCTGTTACGCTGGATGTCTACATCTGCGCGCGCATCAGAAACCAGGCCGACAACAGCAGCCACTCACAGGATCCCTTTCTGGGGTCAGGCGGCAGTAGAAACAGAGCTTTCAGCTCTATGCATTGCGACAGGAccggctgcgtcgcggcaggGGTCGTCCAGGAACAGTTAGCAGGATGGAGAGAAGACTGTCAGGAGAGGACCCTCAGTGTTGTTGCCCACGGCAACGCTCCCAGGCACAGCATGTTTTCATGACACTTGGAGATGCTTCATAACAGGTGCCAAGGGCCTCCACCGGTCACTGAGATAACAGATACCGATACGCTCATTTTTTGCCCGGGATGGACACCTTCTGTAGGCTCGGGGGGAGGGATCCCTCCAGCTTCTGTGCCTTCTCCCGATCCTCCACAACGAAGGTATACAAGTATCGGCTGCACCTGATCTTGAACTTGGTTACTGTAGACGCGCTGCCTCCCGTGATGGCATTGGCTTTCTTGTGCTGTCTAACAATGGTGACGCGCTTCGCATCGGGGCGGCGAGCGGTCAACAAGAACTTGCGAAGATCGCGGATCTCCTTCGCCATTTTGGTAACGGAAGATTCCTGCATACAGGGCGCAAAACAAGACACAGAAATCTGCTCAAACTGAAGGGAAAGGGGTTCCCAGCAAGCACAATGCGTCTCCCCAGAAAAGCCACAAAGCCCAGCAACGGACGTGTGAGCAGTTTCGCCAAAAGCGGCAGACAGAACAACCGTTGCGGCAATCATCAGAAAAGACCCCCCCACCCCTGCGCGAGCGCACTGATCACGTCTGCACTTGGGAAGACGTATGCACGCGCTTTGAAAGAAAATCAATCTCACGCCTTCGTGTGCTCTCTGGGTCCACAGGTGACGTTTCTCAAAGGATAAGGCAGCTCCAGCAAAACTGCGCTTCCTCAGCATACACTGCCTCCAACCGTCCTTCCCGTCCCCAAAAAACTTCCGACGTCTCTAAGGCGACCCATCACAGAGCCATGTAGGAAAACTCATCCGCCAACCCCTGAGCATCACTCAAGCCGTAGTTTCGGCAGACCTTGCGTCAAGACGCTCCCGTCCAGCTCCACTTAGTCCGCACAAGCACCCCTCCCCGTTCCCCGAAAAACTAATCAGACCCTCCACACAGAAAAGAGGACAAAGACGCCTCCAGTTCTTAGCACGACCCGCTAACTTTtggcgaggcgcagcccTCCTCCGTCCTCCCCACATCACTCGCCGGCACTGATGCTATCGCAACGCACGAGAGCAAGAAGAAAATTGAAGGCTAGAAGGTCCCCTTCCGAAAATCCCGCACTGAAATAATCCAGGCAACCCTCGTCGGTGGTACATGCATTTGACAAGATCCATCTGCAAGGAATGCAGCTCGGAAAATaacgtcgccctcgcgttcGCGTGCACATGCAGTCGGTGAGGGAGAAATTCACAGGTAAAAAAATTCGACGGAAGACCTCCAGATGGATGCATCTCCTGCATCCGTTACGGTCCCCAAAACGCTGAAAAATAGAAGATACCCCACTCTGCAATTCAGGAGTTTCGTCAACCTTCCACTGCCCCGTCACAATGACCCTGTCTGTTTCCTCACCTCTGCTGTTACAGGGAAAGGCCACGGAGGAGAAGTCCTCTATGTCAAACGACACTTTATACTTTGAGAGCACACGGCCGAAAAACTCCCTGGCAGCTTAGAGAAAGTGTCTCGCCGTAAGGCTCCCGCCAGAAAAGGCTGCTTTCGCCCGCATAGTGGTATGCCGCCCGTTTTCGCCAACCGAGCAGGCTGCCCTCTGCAACCCGTCACACAATTTTCGACGTCGAAAATTGGGGGACTGTCCTATAGGTAGTGGGGTGGGAGGTCGCCCTTTAAGCGgacgctgcatgcagcccACTGTGCGTGAACTCAGTACGAGGTTTCTGCGCACATGCAATTCAGACATGCAGGAATGACATTCGTAAAGCCTGTGAAATACTAGTATTCATGCGCCTGAAATACGTCTCCCACGATTGTGAGCATGAGTTGTCAGAAAGTTGTTCATGGCACGTGTCCGTAGCTTGGAGATGCTTCTGTGGAGGTAAACAAGGGAGAAAGCCCATCCTCGGAAAAAAAATGGATATCATGAGGCCGGCCGAAGTCGGGGCGGCAGAGTACCGCCAGCGGCAAGCCCttccgcggcagcaggcgtTTTCATAGAACATCGCTGCTGTATAGCTGCCGCATCCTGACACACCTGTAGCGTAAACAGCCTAGTGGCGAGGACCAACATATGCTGTCTTCACACAAACGCGTCCCTCCGGGCTCCGCCAGGAGAGCTGGGCATCCCCGGGCAGATCTAGAACTGTGTAAGGGGTGAAGCGGCAACAGTCATGTGCTCGACACATTCTGTCGGTCTCTGCGCGGACAGTATGTGACGGCGCCAGCTGCCTGACTTGAGTGCCTTAAATGCGACCCCGCGGATACGCAGAGAGCATTCTTTCTCATTGAATGGAAAGCCGCGGCAGGGGAAGAGATGGCTCACACCAGAGGGTCACTTGGACACGGGAGAAAGCGTTAGCATATGAAAATGTGCGGTGCCTCGTTGACATCCAGCAAGGCACCGTTTTCAGAGATTGCCTATGGAACCCTTGGTACTGGAGAGGGGTGTGGCACCGTCTACCGGGTCCTGACCGCTCGTCATGAGCCGTCGAGTATGCCTTCTTATTCCCACCGCTTAGACGTGTGCCTTCTCAACTACGCGGGTGTCCACCATTTCTGTTAACGTTTGGCGACACTCCGCAGTTGTTACCCTATGGTGGTAGTCCGCGCTGACACAGCTCCCCCACGTTGTGTTCAGACTCTCGAGCTGCGTGCGATCACCTCGCTTCATGTGTGCCTTCTGCCGCCCGTCAGTTGGGGCCAGCCGCGCTAGTTCACCAGGTGACCCCCCGGTGCGGCGGTGCTCAACTCTATTCTGATAATCTGCTAAACACAATGAACGTGTAGACCAAACTCTCCCATACTCAGCAGGATCGCCACCTCCTCTCGGGTTGGCTGCCCATGTGAGCGGTTTGGGGGGAGACGCGTATCCGTTTTCTACGGCCAGGATGACTCTAATTCACGTGGGCTTCATGGTGGGAACACTCACCTGGCGACCACTGCTTCAAGAAGCTTCGTAAGCTTGCAAACGGAAGCTACGCGCTGGACAACGGCCGAGGGTTCGCAATGTGGGCTtacctcccccctccccctgtTGGAATAAAATACAGGTTCGTCGCGTTATGCCGCGGCGCACTACGTGAGCTATTGAATGGCTAGTGGCGACGAGGTTGCATATCATGTGTAGGCGTACGCCCGGGACTGTGACATTCGACGTCCCTCGAAGTCGTGACTCGTGAGGTGAAGAAAGGCACGGGGAATCGCAGATCCACTGAGGGAAACGGTTCACCATTTCACACCAAGAAATATACGTCTTTATGTGCGGGCACGAGTACAAGAGGCATGGTGATAATAGTCTAAACCacacgcggagaggcgggaaGACCGCCTTTACCAAAACCTCAAGAGATGAAGTCAGCCGACGTCGGCGAGACGATAGCGAGATTCGGCACGCTCACGAAACCGTCCTCTCCCACGATGTGGCGAACAGTCGTCCTTCCACTGCTGTTTGTAAAGAGACGCGACCCGGGTCCTTCGTCTGATGTGTTTGTCCCCAGCGGACCCGCGATGCCCTGATTCGCAGCTGACAAACCCGCGGAGTCGCGTCTGGCCTGCATGGCCCTGTTCCCCCGCTTCCAGCCAgtaggcgccggcgcgtagggctcctctgtctctgtctgcccCCCTGACTGTTGTCCAGCGTCTCCGAAGGCACCAGACTTGCCGGAGAGGACAAGCGGGCTAGCGACTTGGTACTGCCACCCATTCTTCGGAAGGCTGTGGTGTGCAGACCTGCGATCCGTACGGAGAGTCTTGCAGACTGAAGGAGACAGCCGATTCGGGTAACTCGGAGGTGCGCCATCGCCATTTGGGTGTTCGCCGCCGGCTCCCACCACTCCGCTTCCGACCCGCACCAGACTCTCAGCACCGTTCTGCATCCTAGCGTCCTGAAccagctgcgcgcctttcctcttcgcgtGAACTTCCTCTCTGAGGCTTCGATCGCCTGggacgccgcctctgccgcccaTACCGAGGACAGAGTTTTCGGGATGGAGGGAGGCGCTGACCAGGTAAACAGGATCCTGCTGCCCGGCTGGGCTCACCGCGTTGGCTCCCCAcagcgcagcagaaggctcCGCGTGTGCCTGAGTGCTGCTCGGTGCGTAGTGCTGCAGAGCGGGCTGGGGCTTTTCGCTGGCCGTCGCGGGTTGGGCAAGCACTGCGTCGATTTGAATGTCCTTCAGAAGCAGCTCATCCGCGCAGATCCACATGCGGAAGACTTCTTCCGCACTAGGTCTTTCGGCTGGGTTCGGATGAAGACACCTGGTGATGATTTCGCGGACGCGACCTTGGAGCCTCGGATCGATCACGGGGTGGAGGGTGTTCTGCTGAGCGCAGGTCTTGAGTTTCGCATAAATGGTGTCTGGCTGGTCAGTGGGCGCCACATACGTATGAAACGGGTTCTGAAAGCCAAACATTTCATGGAACACGCACCCCATCGACCAAACATCCCACTTTTCGCTGAAAACCACTTCTGCGCCTTGCCTCGTCGCATCGAAGCGGTCGGCCCCGGACGAAGGTCCGTATGCAGAGGCGCTGTTTGGGCCAACAAGGCCAGCGGCTCGCTCGATAGGCGACGACATCAGCAATTCAGGAGGCGCGTAGAACCAAGTCGCTCCCGACACGCGCGACACACGTCCGTCAGTGGATCCCTCTGCATCTCCGAAATCGCAGAGTTGAATGCGCCAGTCTTCATCGACGATGACGTTTTCTGGCTTGATGTCCCGATGCACGATGATGGGCTTGCCCCTCGCCGGCAGAGGCTCGTGTAGATATGCCACAACGGAGGCCAGCTGGCGACACATCGAGatcgcggcgcctggcgagaTAGATCGCTTGATGGCGGGGTCGCGGGAATATTTTCTGGAATGAAGGTCATAGCCGTTCTTCACTAGCTCAGTCACCAACCAGACATCGAAGGGTCCGTGTACAACGCCCCCGACAAGACGAATGATTCCCGGGTGATCGCATGCAGCAAGGATTTTCCACTCATTTGTGAAGCGCTCCATGACTCCTGAGGGGTCGGTCTTCAGCATGGCTTCCACGGGAACTTTGATCGCCACTTTCTGGTCAGGACGGCGGGCCATCGAGCCTGCAAACACTTTCCCGAAACTCCCTTCTTCGATCACTTGGTACTTCAACTCTCCAGATGTTGAATTTGAGAACGACGACTCGAATATCACATCTCGAGGTTTGAGGCACGTGGGATGACTCTTCAGCTGCTCCAGGCCTTTGagaagggcgcggacgcggctcTCTTCCACGTCCACGCCTTCAGCAGCAACGCccgaggcgcctccgccgcccatGAACTGAAACGGGAATGACAAAGTACTCAGCGGATTGGCATTCATCAGCGACTCAAGCGcaacagaggcagacgccttcTGTAAGCCAGCCGAAATCTCGCTGAACTGACTCCGCGCATCCTTGTTAACAGATACGGCTTCAACGCCACGTAAAGGTGACGCAGAAGCTGGCTCCGCCCTCCTAGCCAGGGGTTCGAGGGTTGTAAAAGCTTGAGGAATAGGAGGAGCTGTCCACGCCTGCGGGGGAGGACTCGACGAGGCACACCTCTCCCGGAACAGCGTAGGGTCCATGCACGAGGGAAGAATTCCCATGCTTTCGCTGACTCTGGCAAAGCAACCGCCGGGCGCTGCATCGGTCGCGTCTTCACCCTTCAGCGGCCTGAGCGCTGTATTGTCTATAGCGGAACAAGCCGCTGACGACGAGCTGACGGTTCCTACATAGGTACGGTCGCTCATAGTCGACGGGAGTGGAGTCATTCTTTCCGGTAatgccgacgcggcgccatACCGAAACGCCAGTTTTCTCGAAGCTTTATCTGCGAGTGAAGGCACTGCGGGACTCATCGCATGCGCAGCCACCTGCTGGTTATATCGACCGACCTGTTGCTCTTGGCTTATCAGAGGCGTGGAGGCAAAGCCAATGAAATGGACAGCCCCTGCCGCTTCCGGAAAAGAACTTCCCGGGAGCTCAAGATTGGCGGCGCCTGACGCCGCACGGAGCTGTGTAGGAGAAGCCGCCCCGTTTGCCGCGATATTCGTTGAGCCCATCCCATGAGCAAAGTGCGAAGAGGCCTCCCGCTGGCTGCCTTCTGCCACCACACCCGGACCTGCCGCGTGTGCCGTGGGAGCTTGACAAGTTGTGACAGAAGGAACCCCCGGCGGGGCTTGGGAAACTTCtgcacgcgcctccttccAGACGGGTGGGTGGACGCTGAGAGTTTCTTCTGCACCCTTCTCTCTGGGATTCGCATCACAACTGAAGCCACGGCAACCAAAGAAGGGGTTCAGTTTGGCCATGGGGCTGGGCGGGGCacacgggcgcggcggatcGATGACTCGCGTCCGCGCTTGGGCGGAGGTCGCTGCGTTGGACGGCGAAGGAATCAACCGGGGCATGGGCACCGCACGAGGCGTGAGCAGAGCAGCGACAACCGCCAGCTCGTAACGGCGATTCGGGGGACTCTGCATGCGAGGACTCCTGGGCAGCAACCACCCAGACTTTGTCTCCTCGGATCGCCTCGTCGGCCTCTTGGCAATGTATCTGCGCGCattcggcgagcgcgaggaactGTATCGCACTCGACAAGGCGAGGGAGAATGCGTGGGAGAAAGGTAAGCCACACACATGGCACCTGCACCCATCCCGGGACCGTTTCGGATTGCGTTGCTGGACGGGAAGCGATGACTCGCGCCcgaggctgcgcgagagacgggcgcgggcgTGTCGCACTGGCGCGCCGCTATTGGGTGGAGGGACTGGCCTGAGCTGTAGGCGCAGGGGGATGGAAGAGCTGTCTGCCGCTCCTGACGATaggcaggcgaggcgtcCCTGAAGCACATGGGGTCGTCCATTGGTTGGCTCCCATACAACTGCGAAACAGGAGAATGTGGGGGGAGCCTTTCTGTGCAGTGGACCCCCACGCTGCACTCTCCAACACCAGGAGCTGCTATAAGACTGCCATCATTCACAGAAAACGCCTGACTAGACGTCGCGAGGACCTGTGATCCGGTGGCGCGCGGGAGGGGACTGGCGCATCTTTGAGCAGAGAGGGCGTGTAGATCCATGTCCGGCGCgtttcgccggcgcggctcgcgacgCCCACCTCCGCCGCCATCACTATGCTGCGGGGAGCACAGAAcgccctgcgccggctgGTTCAGAGAACCGTCGCGGCCTCCATAAAGGCCTGTTGTGGGTTGCCCGCTATGTTCGCTGACCGCAACAGAGGCACTCTCCGGGATTCCACCTTGCCACACTGCGGATGGACGCTCATATGATATCGCCGCCGATGGACTTGGCAGCCCGGTCGACAGGCCAAGAGTCGGTAGCGACATCGCTCTTCTGTGGAGCTGTCAGTAGGCAGACGCAAGGCCTGCAAAAATGCAACTCGTGAAGTTCCTCCCCCCTTCACGCCGAAATATGGTGAGCAGACCAGACGGAAGTCTGGGCTGACAAGCTCCTTTGTAATTTAGGGAACTGGGCGTGAAATTCTCCTTCTTGGTGCTTCAGTGTAGGCGCGAACCAAATCTTTAACACGCTGGCCGCTGCCCTCCACTGGAAAGTGTGATTCACGGTCTTGTAGCTACCTGGCCAAACACACGCATGATAATAAACCGCGAATCCTCAGGCGCAGCAAACCGCCGAATACATCGACAGacaactcgtagtatatgCCAAAATGACAAAAAAGACCGCAGAGAAACAAGCGGGTCCTCGGATTCGTGTCCTGCAGAGTCTGGCTGCATCAAGACCTCATTGCCGTGAATGCAACATTCTGCAGCTGGACCTTAATAAAACGTGCAAGGACATGGTAGAGTTCGAGTATGGCATTCTTTCCGAAGTACACACAGAAGAAGCACAAACATGTTTCAGCAACAGTCTTCACGGTAAAAAGCCTCAGACTTCACCGCTTAGCAAGCTGCCCATCCATGGGACTTTCCGTGCCGACAGTCGGCGACCAC contains:
- a CDS encoding hypothetical protein (encoded by transcript BESB_010180); the encoded protein is MFVLGPGAAALFFLISAACPGHSTEAPAAFARQSLKANQTRDAELHAMGTLPTQTVSVASRTLKEHANVICTPTVVEAHGICKRLRPVQKPYPCKKQIIDKVCEGVPTTIQRMCTRTLHERKPFKCDRIEYKNECVQTVEKVRDTCVQTVIKSETYACPKVDYATKCSPRPALVPSVCKHEVQKEFEYPCERHVSEEQCAEVEVPVEQICEEDVVAQEKYDCSKTVYVKKCEPAPASRGASLHDGARYDGEESWDDGEGGRRHLRPKNFDKGDTIVLPMPAKEARVSLEICTDVPHVKRKTCTRDVVKKNRTPCTSMKKTPKCNTEIRTIQEICRTMKKVVEPYVCTKTEIQEECSTIKKEIEHTCSRDVPVEEKGPCEIEIFKNECVPTQVRIPDVCFEARPKTEVYDCSEKVVKSVCHEDLKEVEEQCMQTDFTEVEYSCTHKEHVDKCLPVDMPVKHQKIPAYSPSKKEDISVSVRPSTMDTVVKDSPLRRKKLLLKEKLHKLGDPDLIDGGDDERNETTTGEELQAEVEGGEEQ
- a CDS encoding ribosomal protein RPL38 (encoded by transcript BESB_010190), whose protein sequence is MAKEIRDLRKFLLTARRPDAKRVTIVRQHKKANAITGGSASTVTKFKIRCSRYLYTFVVEDREKAQKLEGSLPPSLQKVSIPGKK
- a CDS encoding protein kinase (encoded by transcript BESB_010200), whose product is MSLPTLGLSTGLPSPSAAISYERPSAVWQGGIPESASVAVSEHSGQPTTGLYGGRDGSLNQPAQGVLCSPQHSDGGGGGRREPRRRNAPDMDLHALSAQRCASPLPRATGSQVLATSSQAFSVNDGSLIAAPGVGECSVGVHCTERLPPHSPVSQLYGSQPMDDPMCFRDASPAYRQERQTALPSPCAYSSGQSLHPIAARQCDTPAPVSRAASGASHRFPSSNAIRNGPGMGAGAMCVAYLSPTHSPSPCRVRYSSSRSPNARRYIAKRPTRRSEETKSGWLLPRSPRMQSPPNRRYELAVVAALLTPRAVPMPRLIPSPSNAATSAQARTRVIDPPRPCAPPSPMAKLNPFFGCRGFSCDANPREKGAEETLSVHPPVWKEARAEVSQAPPGVPSVTTCQAPTAHAAGPGVVAEGSQREASSHFAHGMGSTNIAANGAASPTQLRAASGAANLELPGSSFPEAAGAVHFIGFASTPLISQEQQVGRYNQQVAAHAMSPAVPSLADKASRKLAFRYGAASALPERMTPLPSTMSDRTYVGTVSSSSAACSAIDNTALRPLKGEDATDAAPGGCFARVSESMGILPSCMDPTLFRERCASSSPPPQAWTAPPIPQAFTTLEPLARRAEPASASPLRGVEAVSVNKDARSQFSEISAGLQKASASVALESLMNANPLSTLSFPFQFMGGGGASGVAAEGVDVEESRVRALLKGLEQLKSHPTCLKPRDVIFESSFSNSTSGELKYQVIEEGSFGKVFAGSMARRPDQKVAIKVPVEAMLKTDPSGVMERFTNEWKILAACDHPGIIRLVGGVVHGPFDVWLVTELVKNGYDLHSRKYSRDPAIKRSISPGAAISMCRQLASVVAYLHEPLPARGKPIIVHRDIKPENVIVDEDWRIQLCDFGDAEGSTDGRVSRVSGATWFYAPPELLMSSPIERAAGLVGPNSASAYGPSSGADRFDATRQGAEVVFSEKWDVWSMGCVFHEMFGFQNPFHTYVAPTDQPDTIYAKLKTCAQQNTLHPVIDPRLQGRVREIITRCLHPNPAERPSAEEVFRMWICADELLLKDIQIDAVLAQPATASEKPQPALQHYAPSSTQAHAEPSAALWGANAVSPAGQQDPVYLVSASLHPENSVLGMGGRGGVPGDRSLREEVHAKRKGAQLVQDARMQNGAESLVRVGSGVVGAGGEHPNGDGAPPSYPNRLSPSVCKTLRTDRRSAHHSLPKNGWQYQVASPLVLSGKSGAFGDAGQQSGGQTETEEPYAPAPTGWKRGNRAMQARRDSAGLSAANQGIAGPLGTNTSDEGPGSRLFTNSSGRTTVRHIVGEDGFVSVPNLAIVSPTSADFIS